Sequence from the Metopolophium dirhodum isolate CAU chromosome 2, ASM1992520v1, whole genome shotgun sequence genome:
ccttttttcatttttattaattgggCAGTCGCCTACACGATCTTATtacttagttaattattattaagtattacatACATTAAAGTAACTACTCAATGATGAGGTACACTCAAAACCTGCTAAACAGCATAGCtaattctacattttttttttaaatttagatattgagaatgtatttatttgaattaaacctTTGTTATGGTTGTTAAATATGAAATCACCTAACATTTTCCTTAATTACActtctgtattataatattattgatattaagttcataaatttcataatataaaaaggaACTCTTGTTACACTTTGATGTCTGAGTATTTCTCCTCCaacaacaattaaaatgttcaaataaaataaaagcataAAGATCAATTTACCGAAGCAGCAAAGTCAGCAATATTCAAAGTCATGGGTGAAGGATCAAATAAATAACGTGAAAATGCTTGTTTTGCCACATTAACAAGAATCACAGTTCCCAAACCAGCTAACAGACGTGGAATGATAGCAGTGAAGAGTCCAGTTACTCCCTCTTCACGATTAATAAGAGAAATTGATTGTAACACTAAActgaagtaaaaaataaaaacatatacatgtcatttaaacaatatattaataatattatttaatatgaaacattttttttttattaacttacgTGTAACGATGTTCATAACCCACAAATTGGGCCATCATTCTCATAGAAACAATGTGTAAGGGATGGCTTAAAATGATACTTGTGGCTGTACATATCATTtcttttgatgtttttattgcACATTTTTTCCATCTACATTCAgttgatttaataaatgtaataagttATAGTCATATAGAAAAAAGTAACAAATTAGTGGATTAAATGTGTTTAGAGGTAAGATTATGATAAATGCGGCCCGGATTCAAGTGCAATATTAGagctacaaattattaattatcaccagaagtattcaaattaatttataactgatactaaaaataatactgttACTTACACTTCTAAATCTGAATCTGTATTATctacatttagatttttatcaatttgaATATAATCAGACATTAGTGATGAAGAAAAATGTTCAATACAAATCCCTATGATCTTAGGAGCTAATCCAACATACATTCCTTTAAATCCATC
This genomic interval carries:
- the LOC132937865 gene encoding mitochondrial carrier homolog 1-like; translated protein: MDSDTENRREENGDAPRHTLIGKCVMKTLSHPLDYARFLVQIGHEPMAPYRYRSIFGEERLFLPNLVVYAKYIYSVDGFKGMYVGLAPKIIGICIEHFSSSLMSDYIQIDKNLNVDNTDSDLEVWKKCAIKTSKEMICTATSIILSHPLHIVSMRMMAQFVGYEHRYTLVLQSISLINREEGVTGLFTAIIPRLLAGLGTVILVNVAKQAFSRYLFDPSPMTLNIADFAASYLANAATYSFNVVTACTAINNCGLAAGMPPDMPVFGNWLECMKYLYSCDQLNRGSSTWFRRVPQTQSKLLKLL